In one Chthoniobacterales bacterium genomic region, the following are encoded:
- a CDS encoding 30S ribosomal protein S4 has product NFSGTVSRIPTRDEIAPVVNEQLVVELYSR; this is encoded by the coding sequence ACAACTTCAGCGGCACCGTCTCGCGCATCCCGACCCGCGACGAAATCGCCCCGGTCGTCAACGAGCAGCTCGTCGTCGAACTCTACTCGCGCTAA
- a CDS encoding PEP-CTERM sorting domain-containing protein: protein MNGASVTLNGGTFTGNSVTAGTGGHNGSAYGADMFLGGNVTLNVSSSLTLNSLGGAGNLSDPNVARNASDPNAQGGIIKTGPGALLLSGNNTYVGATTIAQGTVSMSGSAASSAIVLSNGATLAGSGTVGAISGAGAVSPGSSPGILTAASVDPSGGLSFNFEFTSLNPVFSDAANSVNDLLQLTSATPFVASLTSSNVVNIYFNDPPFAAGSSYTGGFFTDTQADFLAQISGATFNYYVANETGTVNYNGVNYSAMDPSFDVNLSTINQTADFASGTVDGQIAQFEVVPEPSTYALLALAAAALGAHALSRRRK from the coding sequence ATGAATGGCGCGAGCGTCACGCTCAACGGCGGAACTTTCACCGGCAATTCCGTCACGGCAGGCACGGGCGGCCATAACGGCTCGGCCTACGGCGCTGATATGTTTCTCGGCGGCAATGTGACGCTCAATGTCTCGTCGAGCCTCACGCTCAACAGCCTGGGCGGCGCGGGAAATCTGTCGGACCCGAATGTCGCTCGCAACGCCAGCGACCCGAACGCCCAAGGCGGCATCATCAAAACCGGCCCCGGCGCACTCCTCCTGTCTGGCAACAACACCTACGTCGGGGCTACCACGATCGCCCAAGGCACCGTCTCGATGAGCGGTTCCGCCGCCTCGAGCGCCATCGTGCTGAGCAATGGCGCGACGCTGGCCGGCAGTGGCACAGTGGGAGCGATCAGCGGCGCCGGTGCGGTGAGCCCGGGTAGCAGCCCCGGCATCTTGACTGCGGCGTCCGTCGATCCGAGCGGCGGGCTGAGCTTCAACTTCGAGTTCACCAGTTTGAACCCTGTGTTTTCCGATGCGGCCAACAGCGTGAACGACCTTCTGCAATTGACCAGCGCCACGCCATTCGTTGCTTCACTGACTTCTTCGAACGTGGTGAACATTTACTTCAACGATCCTCCCTTTGCGGCCGGCAGCAGTTACACCGGCGGCTTCTTCACCGACACGCAGGCAGATTTCCTCGCCCAGATTTCCGGCGCCACGTTCAACTACTACGTGGCCAACGAGACCGGCACGGTGAATTACAACGGGGTGAACTACAGCGCCATGGATCCTTCGTTCGACGTCAACCTGTCGACCATCAACCAGACGGCGGATTTCGCCAGCGGCACGGTGGACGGCCAGATCGCGCAGTTCGAAGTCGTCCCCGAGCCCTCGACCTACGCGCTGCTCGCGCTCGCGGCCGCCGCGTTGGGTGCGCACGCTCTGAGCCGCCGGCGCAAATAA